The nucleotide sequence TCTATACGATATAGAGTTGCAGTTTGTCCCATTCTTTAAATTTATAAGTGGTTGTCAAAAATAGCAGCTAACGGTTTCGGGTTTTGCGTTCGGGCGGGTTTCGAAGCACAAATTTCAATTTATTACTAAAGTTCTTTAGAAGCACAAAGCTACAAGTTTGCACGTCAGCCCGCCTGACGCAAAACCCGTGTTATAGGTGGTTTTTCTTTTCACTATTCAAACGTCTTGTAGTTTTTTGTCCAATACTTTTCTATAAAGTCCCATTTGTCGCCAAATTCTTTGATGTGCTTTTGATAGGATAGTTTCTTAATCAATTTCTTGTCGTCTGTGTCTAAGTTATTCACTTTGTAAATTTCAATTACTTGCGGATTCTTTTCAATTTCAAAATCGCAACCTTGTCCATAAATGTATCCGTAATCAACTAATTTATAGTTTTCAATTTTACTTAAATGGCTTTCCCAATTCATATCAGCACAACCCGCACGATTATATGAATATAAAAAGTCTGTCCCTTTTATTTTTTGAATGTCAAGGTCGCAATTCTCTATGTGTTTAAATTTTTTGAGCTTCTTGTCAAACAGGTAATTGTCGCATTGATTTGGCGTATTACTAAAAACAAAAACACGAATGTCTTTGTAACCATCTTCGTCAATGTCGAGAAACTTAGCTTCAAAGTAATAGTGTTCCGATTTTACAATTGTGTCGCCTTGTATTGATAATAAGCAATTGAAATGATTGTTCGTGATGGTCTGAATGTATATGTGGTCGTTAATTTTTATGGTGTCGAATTTAATGTCAACCGTGTCTTGAAGTTGAGTTTTGATTTGTACTGTCGAACTGTCGATAGAAACATTTCCAATAGTCATGTCAGCTGACTTCGAATTACAAGCAGTCAAAATGATGAACAGTAATATGTTTAGTCTTGTCGTCATAAAATCACCTATAACGGTTTGCGGCTTGGCGTAGTGGCGGATATTTAGCACAAAAGTTAAATCGAAGAACTGCACTTGAACCTACAACAAAACTGTCATACGAAGCACTGCACCCGCCATTACGCCAAACCGCTGTTGTGCGTTCGGTGTTCTTTTTTCGTCCTGCTTGTCTGTCAGTTGTGCGTTGGGACAGACACACTCTTTGCCAAGTTTTGGCTTGAGGGTCGGCTGGTGCGACTTGGCAATGTGTGTGGCTGTTATAAGGGTTCATATCTTATATACTTCTTCGATTATAGTCCAAATTTCGGTTTCCGTTTTCTCATCATAAATTCCTTTTTGTTTGATAGAATCAACAATCCTTTTGGCTTTCTCTGTTATTAAGTCCAATACTGATTTTTCGGGAATGATAACAGGAATTTTTTTGATGTAATTCGCTGGGTTGTTTGCTGATGGATTGATAGTTCTTATCAATTTGTTGCAAGTAGGGGAGTTGAAGAAAGCCAATAAGTAATATGTTAGACTTTCATCTTTTGGAAAAATGCCTACAATGCTTTGGTCAAATAGCTTGTTTTCAATCAAAGATGCTGTTATGCTAGATGAACTAATCATTGGAACACCAATGCCAAATTTGAAGTAGTATTTTGGGTTTTGAAATCTTGATTTTTTGTCTGTTTTGTAATGCTGAACGGCTTCTTTACTCCAATTCATAAACCAACTTTCAGGTTTTAGATACTTGGTGTTTCCGCCCTTTACGATTGGCAAAAAATGTTTGTCGCCATCTATTCCGCTTAAAATGTCAGCATTATTTTTATAGTCAGATGAAATTGAATCAGTATTTACAAGGTCATAATTTTTGCCGTTTTTTAGTTCGGGGCTTATTACCTGTAGAAATCTTTTATCATCTCCTGAATAGAAACCTGTAACACAATCGGCAATATCTCCGATTTTTAGTTTTGAGTGATTTATTAGTTTTAATATGTCGCTGTTTTCAGCTATTAAAAATGCGTGGTCTGGATTATTGAAAACATCTTCTTGCTTAAACGTAAAGGTTTTTAGGCTATTGTCTTTTACATTGTTCAGTTGTTCTACTTCATCAAAATTATTGATTACAGAAAAGGTATTATTCATACACGCTTTAATATCGCTTTTCTTTCTTAATGTTATTATGGAAAGATTGGCATAACCGAAATTTACTCCCGGAAAGAAAGAAGAAGGAAACAAAGCTAATTCTACAATTTGAGTATTCGTAAAAATGTGTTTTCTCAAAGCCTTGTGCATATGCAGATTGAGAAATGTGTCAGGAATTATGAAACTTAAAATTCCATCTTCTTTGAGTAATTGAATACAGCGATATAAAAACAATCCATAGCTTTCTTTAGCATATAAATCAGGATATAATTTTTTAAGAACAGTTCTTTTTGAATAATCTTGCCAAGCACCGTAAGGTGGATTGGCAATTATTTTGTCGTAATAACCACCAAAGCAAGAATTAAAATCTAATTCAGAATCTAATAGAGTGTCGCACTCACGAATATTTACATTAAGAAAATGTGAAAACTTTTCCTTTAGGACTTCTATGGATTTTGAGTTAAGCTCGCAAATATCAATGTGAGCAAATTCATTTTCATTGAGAATTGCTTCTACAAAAACACCATCACCACCGCAAGGCTCAAAAATTGTATCACTAGGTTTTAGCGATAATCTTGAAACCATATAATCAACGATTGGAGTTGATTTAGTGTAAAACGCTTGATATTTTCTTGCTTCGCTTATCATTACCAAAGTAAATATTGTAAAAGGTTGTTGTCTGTTAAATGCTGTGTAGTTTCAGCATTAAAATCATTCTCCCAATCAATGTTGGTTTCAATCCAATTTTTCAAATTGTAGCCTGAATATTCGTTGATTTTCTGATATGCTTCGCTTCCACAATACGCTTCCCAAATACCTGAATTTTTGAGCGTATTGAAATAACTGTTATTTTCTTCTGCTCTTACGAATAGTAAACATTTGAAATTGTCGTCAAGGTTATGGTAAATGGTTGCTACCAATAAAAGTCGATTTGTATTTCCTTTTTCGTTTGAGCCAAATCCACTTTTAAAATCAACTACATATTTCTGTTCGTTTGAAATGAAATGTAAATCCAATTCTAATTGAATTTCTCCTGATGTCACCAAACTCCAAACCTTATCGTAGTATGATTTTAGCTCTCGTTTTTCTTCGTCTGAAATGTTGAGGTTGTCAATGTATTCAATGATTTCATCTGTAAGTTTCTTTTTGACTTCCGAGAATAAAGGCGGAACAAACAATGAAACATCATTGATTGGATAGTAGAAACAAAGTTTGCAGAACGGGTCCCACAACTCGCCAACTCTTCTTGAAAAGTCCATATACTCATAAGGTCTTACAGAATTTCGGCTTTCAATCATTACCACAATGTGGCAATAGGTAATCATCAAAATTGTTTCTAACTTCTCTTGATTAGTCCATTTTTCTTTCTCCGCTTTTTGGAGCAAAGTAGCAATAAGATTATCCTTGGTCTGGTTTAGCTTTTCATTAATTGCTCTTGCTCTCTTGTCTGATTGAGTGTCGGCAAACTTTGTCTTAACATCAGTTAAAAATTCGCTTGCACGGTCTCTGAAATAAGCCAAAAGCTCTTGTTTCTTATCTTTTGTATTCTTGTCTATATTCATTTGCTGTTTGCTCGTTTTTGATATTTAATTCTTGCTTCGGCTACTTTCAAAATTTCAAGTCCGTTTTCTTCGTCTTGAAGTTGGTAAGTAATCTTGTCGCTCAAATAGCGAACTTTCAATTCTGATTTGTCAATATGAAAAATTCTTGAAATGCCGTCAATGATTTGTTCGTTTGCATTTCTTTCGTTCTTCTCAATTTTGCTAAGTGTCGATGTGTCAATATCCAACTCAGCTGCAACCTTTCTCAATGGCAGGTTTGCATTTTCTCTGAGTGTCCTGATATACTCTCCAAATGTTATGTTGTCTGTTTTTGACATATTCTGCTTTGGCAAATTTTGTCCAAAAGTAAAGAAATAATTTTTATCCGTGTCAATTTATCTCATCTTTTTATTCACAGTCTTGTCGGTGCGTTGGCATAAAATGGCTCTTTTGGTTTTTTGAGCGTTGGCTTGTATGTCGGGAAAAACCAAATGTGCCATTTGTGGGTGGGCTGTCTTTTTACACTGACGCACAACACCTAAATATACGAAAGTTTTTTAATTAACAAAAAAATGTTTTTTTTTTGAAATAGCTTGTTAATATTGATTATTTCTTTCAAATTATGTTGCGTATTTTGAATAGAGTAATGTTGTTTTTGTTTGAAATCTATTTAAAATACGCAATGCTTTCGGTAGTGTATCAAATTAATTGGTAACTGCATTTTAGCAACTATTGCTAACTTGTTCCAAGCAAAACTTTGTGGTGTTTTGGTAAAAGTAAAAAATGTAAAATAATTTTTTTGTTGTGTGCTAGTCTATCTTTTTTAGTGCGCGTTCCACAACTACAACCATTAAAATTGTTCCAATAATCATCACACCTAAACCCAACACAACATCAGTGGTTTCATTGGTTTTAAATAAGCCTTTGGTGGGGGCAATCAATAAAAAAACAACTCCGGTAAGCATCATGATTTTGGCGCTGTATGTTTGCGCAAAATTCCATTTTTTCTGGTTTTGCATAGATGATGCTGTGCGATATCCATACAAACTGTTGATTTTTTTTGGTGGAAACACATACATTACTGCTGCAGCAAGTATAAAAATTATTCCTACAAGAAGCAGCATTTGGTTGCAATATTCTAAAATCATATCCATTTCTATAATTTGTTTGTAGTTTTTTTGAACGATGCGTGTTGCGTAAAATCGATTTTATATCGGCAATTAAAAGCCTAATTGTGTAACTATTTTTTCTAATTCTTGCGGTTTTTGGGTGCCAATAACCAGCTGCTTGCCATTTTTCAATTTTATGTGCAAACCTTTGTTGCCACGTACATTGTAAACCGTTCCGTATTGTGTCCAAAAACGAATTCCCCAACCGCCGACAAATCCGTAATTAATTACTTTCATTGTGTCGATATCAGACAGCTTTATGGTTTTCCAAACAAACGGGAAGTATGTTAATTGAATGTTTTGTTGTGTAATTGTGGTTTTCATTCGTAGAATTGCTAGAAGTAAAAATACTGAGAAGATTATAATAAAACTTGATAATCTTATATTTTGAAAAGATGATCTATTGATATATTCTCGATACAACCCAATTATTGGTGCTATTGAACTTACTGTAAGCAACAACCACAACCACCATTGGTTAAAGCGTTGTTTTTCTGTGAAAAGTGGTTTCATATTATTTTACATTTTCGTTCAACCATTGGGTAATATCTTCTAAAACAGCAGGTTCCATGGTGGTTTCAATAGTACCGTATTCATCCGGCATGCCTGTTTTTGCCAATTGAAACAAATGGTTTAAGTTTGGATATGATTTTATGGTAACATTCTTATTGTGTGCCAAACCTTTTCGCCAACCTTCTAAATTTTCTTTTGCGGTAACCTGCACATCTTTTTCGCCGTTTAAGATCAAAGCTTTTGCTTTTATTTTGGCAAGATTTTTTTCAGGATTGTATCTAATAAAAGTTGTAAACCAATTAGAATCTGTTGCAGCAGCCAAGTCGTTGATTTGTTTTTCGGATAGTTCTTTATAATCTGGATCTGTTTTTAAGAACGATTTAATCGCTTGCTTTGCTTTTTCATTGGACGGATTGTTTTTAATGATTTCATAGATTTTCTTGTAAAGATTTTTACTGGCTTCTAGATCTTCGTTTGATAGTCCGTATGCTTTTTCAATCTCGTATTTTTGAGTAAGCATTAACTCGTCAATCGCAATTCCGGGACCGGCAAGCGAAATTATAAATGAAACATCTTTGTTTTCAGCAGCAACAATTTGGGCAATCATTCCGCCTTCGCTGTGTCCTAAGATACCGGTGTTTTTTCTGTCGATTTCTTTAATGGTTTTAAGATATTCAAGGGCACTTTTGGTATCTTTCGCAAAATCAAAAGTAGTGGCTGTTTCAAAATTACCTTCCGATTGTGCCACACCTCGATCATCATAACGCAACACAGCAAAACCGTTTTTTGTAAGGCGATCGGCAATAAGCAAGAAAGGTTTGTGTCCCAACAATTCTTCGTTTCGGTCTTGAGCGCCGCTGCCCGATACTAAAACAACTGCGGGAAATGGTCCTTTGCCATTTGGCATGGTCAATGTTCCGGCCAATTTTATTCCGGCTTCTTTGTTTTCAAATGTTACATCTTGGATTTTATAGCTGAATGGTGGTTGTGGTTCCTGCGGACGATTGCGTGTAAAGGTACCTTTTGTGAAATTTAGTTTAAACGATTGTCCGCCTTGTTTAAAGTTTCCGTTGATAGTGTTCGCGTTCGCTAATTCGCCTTCATAGCTCATAAACATACGCGCATCTTTCAAGAATAATTTATTGTTTTCAAAACGAATTTCCTGTAATTCGATTCCATAAACCCCTTGATCCGGACTGTCGGATGTTGCTTTGTATTGCCCATTTTCTTTGGTGATATGCAACACAAAGGGAAGTTTTCCGGTGGGTAATTCAATATTTCCGTTCCAAGTTCCTTCAATTTGGGCAAAGGAAACAAAACTAAAGAGTAGGGCAAAAAGTAGGATGATTTTTTTCATGATATTTAGATTGAGTTGATTAAAAATGAACATATTGCATCTGTAAAAAAAAGGATTACAAAAAATAGTGCGTAGTGTGCTGTTTTTTTGGCGTTTGTTGCTGTTTTAAAGCCAATGAATAGCAAATAAATATAATAGATGAAAAATACAAGACCAGCTATTCCAACAAAAATGAATAATAGAGGGGGTGATTGTGTATAAATACTTCCGTCTTTTAAAGCGTTGAGCATTTTTTCGGTTTCTTCGGTTAAAAAATTATTGAAATTTTGGAAGAATGAAATATAAATAGGAATTAATGCAATGAGAACGGTATTCAAAATATCGATAAATCTCGTTTTTTTATTGATTATTTTCCCCAAAGTAAAAAATGCAATCGTTAAGGAAACAACAATTATTAAATGCCATATAATGACTTTTTTTAAATCAGGTGTTTCTGATATATTTAATCTTAAGATTTGTTGCTGTAATTGAAAATAATATGCTAACAAAATACCTATAATGAAAGTAGATATTCCAACAAAGAACAATTTTTTATCTTCAACAAGGGCAAAAGGGTTTTTTAGAATTTGTAATAATTTCTTCATAAATTACATATTTAGGTCTTTAATGTGTTGTATCATATCGTCTAACTGGTTGCGCACCGTTGGATAGCTTACTCCCAATTGAGCTGCCATTTCTTTCAAACTACCGCTGGTTAAAAAAAAC is from Paenimyroides aestuarii and encodes:
- a CDS encoding Eco57I restriction-modification methylase domain-containing protein encodes the protein MISEARKYQAFYTKSTPIVDYMVSRLSLKPSDTIFEPCGGDGVFVEAILNENEFAHIDICELNSKSIEVLKEKFSHFLNVNIRECDTLLDSELDFNSCFGGYYDKIIANPPYGAWQDYSKRTVLKKLYPDLYAKESYGLFLYRCIQLLKEDGILSFIIPDTFLNLHMHKALRKHIFTNTQIVELALFPSSFFPGVNFGYANLSIITLRKKSDIKACMNNTFSVINNFDEVEQLNNVKDNSLKTFTFKQEDVFNNPDHAFLIAENSDILKLINHSKLKIGDIADCVTGFYSGDDKRFLQVISPELKNGKNYDLVNTDSISSDYKNNADILSGIDGDKHFLPIVKGGNTKYLKPESWFMNWSKEAVQHYKTDKKSRFQNPKYYFKFGIGVPMISSSSITASLIENKLFDQSIVGIFPKDESLTYYLLAFFNSPTCNKLIRTINPSANNPANYIKKIPVIIPEKSVLDLITEKAKRIVDSIKQKGIYDEKTETEIWTIIEEVYKI
- a CDS encoding helix-turn-helix domain-containing protein, translated to MSKTDNITFGEYIRTLRENANLPLRKVAAELDIDTSTLSKIEKNERNANEQIIDGISRIFHIDKSELKVRYLSDKITYQLQDEENGLEILKVAEARIKYQKRANSK
- a CDS encoding SdpI family protein; this translates as MDMILEYCNQMLLLVGIIFILAAAVMYVFPPKKINSLYGYRTASSMQNQKKWNFAQTYSAKIMMLTGVVFLLIAPTKGLFKTNETTDVVLGLGVMIIGTILMVVVVERALKKID
- a CDS encoding alpha/beta hydrolase family protein, encoding MKKIILLFALLFSFVSFAQIEGTWNGNIELPTGKLPFVLHITKENGQYKATSDSPDQGVYGIELQEIRFENNKLFLKDARMFMSYEGELANANTINGNFKQGGQSFKLNFTKGTFTRNRPQEPQPPFSYKIQDVTFENKEAGIKLAGTLTMPNGKGPFPAVVLVSGSGAQDRNEELLGHKPFLLIADRLTKNGFAVLRYDDRGVAQSEGNFETATTFDFAKDTKSALEYLKTIKEIDRKNTGILGHSEGGMIAQIVAAENKDVSFIISLAGPGIAIDELMLTQKYEIEKAYGLSNEDLEASKNLYKKIYEIIKNNPSNEKAKQAIKSFLKTDPDYKELSEKQINDLAAATDSNWFTTFIRYNPEKNLAKIKAKALILNGEKDVQVTAKENLEGWRKGLAHNKNVTIKSYPNLNHLFQLAKTGMPDEYGTIETTMEPAVLEDITQWLNENVK
- a CDS encoding YIP1 family protein translates to MKKLLQILKNPFALVEDKKLFFVGISTFIIGILLAYYFQLQQQILRLNISETPDLKKVIIWHLIIVVSLTIAFFTLGKIINKKTRFIDILNTVLIALIPIYISFFQNFNNFLTEETEKMLNALKDGSIYTQSPPLLFIFVGIAGLVFFIYYIYLLFIGFKTATNAKKTAHYALFFVILFFTDAICSFLINSI